A segment of the Aureliella helgolandensis genome:
TGCCAACAAACCGATTTGGGTGGCCGCCACCTTTGGCGGGAGCGGAATCTTGCAGGGGCTTTCCGGGATGAGCGGGCCGCCCATGGTGTTGTGGGTGCATGGGCAACGCTTTTCGGCCGATCGGGCGCGGGCGTTCTTATTCAGCATGTACATTAGCAATTTTGGGCCCCAGATGGCATTGTTGACTTGGCGATTTGGCTTCTCGGTATGGTACTCCGCCGGCATTGCCCTGTTGTCCGTGCCATTGGTCATCGTCGGCGCGTTACTCGGTCTACGCCTCGGTAGCTGGTTTGGAGACCGATGGTTACGTCCAATTACCTACTTATGTCTAATCGTGTTGGCTGTTTCTTCGATGCTTGAGCCTTGGCTCAACCGTCCGTGAGCTGACGATTCGGCCTATTGTTGCCTCACCGTGAGGGTGCGGGGGGCGGTGACGGGTTTCCGTTTTTTGCCGGTGCCGATATAAATTACGGTCCATACCAGACTACATCTCGTCCGAATGGCAGGTGGTTTAGGGCTGCTGCTGGTAATGCTTGTTTGGATTCTTAAGGATTTTCCTGTGCCGTTCGCCGAAATTGGACCGATCGCCGTTCACTTACCTGAGCGTATTGAAACGAACGATCAGCTGCAGGCAGAGTTTCCCAACTGGGACCTTCAGCTCATTGGTGAAAAGACGGGAATACTCAGTCGGCATATTGCCGCTCCCAATGAGACTGCATCCGATTTGGCTGTAGCTGCAGCCGAGAAATTGTTCTCGGAACATGGGGTTGATCGACAATCGATCGACTTTGTGTTGTTATGCACGCAGACTCCCGACTACCCGCTCCCCACGACTGCTTGTTTGATTCAGCAGCGGCTCGGTTTGCGAGAAAACTGCGGAGCGCTCGATTTTAATTTGGGATGCTCGGGCTTTGTCTATGGTCTGGCGATGGCCGAGGGCTTAATTCGTTGTGGGGCGGCCAGCAATATCCTCTTGCTAACGGCGGAAACCTATTCGAAATATATCGATGCCGACGATCGCAGTCTCCGCACGATATTTGGGGATGCTGCTGCAGCAACATTGGTTCAGGCGTCGCCGAACCAAAGTCTCAGCGGATTTCAGTTTGGAACCGACGGTAGTGGGGCTGATACGCTTCTGGTCGCTGACGGCGGTGCTCGGCAGCCCGATGCAGCAATAAAGCCAAGGCACCGCAAGCGGTGGAAGAGCCGATTGTACATGGATGGTCCCAGCCTCTTGAATTTTACGATCGTGGCCGTTCCGCAATTGGTCCAGGACGTATTGAAGGCAGCTGGACTGGAGGAAAAAGACGTCGACTATTACTTGTTGCATCAAGCGACTCGTAAGATGTTGGAACAGCTGCAAATTCAACTGGGCCTGGATGACTCACGACTCCCGATTCGATTGCAAAACGTTGGCAATACTGTCTCAAGTACACTTCCCATTCTGATATCACAGATGCGGGAGGATGGTTCGCTGAAGCCGCAGGCTAGTTCACTACTGATCGGCTTTGGGGTAGGCTGGTCCTGGGCTGGTTGCTCGTGGAAAGAAACTTGGCTTCCTAAATCGGCGGCCCCAGACGCCTAATGCT
Coding sequences within it:
- a CDS encoding ketoacyl-ACP synthase III, producing the protein MPFAEIGPIAVHLPERIETNDQLQAEFPNWDLQLIGEKTGILSRHIAAPNETASDLAVAAAEKLFSEHGVDRQSIDFVLLCTQTPDYPLPTTACLIQQRLGLRENCGALDFNLGCSGFVYGLAMAEGLIRCGAASNILLLTAETYSKYIDADDRSLRTIFGDAAAATLVQASPNQSLSGFQFGTDGSGADTLLVADGGARQPDAAIKPRHRKRWKSRLYMDGPSLLNFTIVAVPQLVQDVLKAAGLEEKDVDYYLLHQATRKMLEQLQIQLGLDDSRLPIRLQNVGNTVSSTLPILISQMREDGSLKPQASSLLIGFGVGWSWAGCSWKETWLPKSAAPDA